Proteins co-encoded in one Aspergillus flavus chromosome 2, complete sequence genomic window:
- a CDS encoding RTA1 like protein-domain-containing protein: MSADQEFEYKKWLSTSCHPIIDGMDTAYGYQPSLAAGVVFLVLFGLSMIVHTIQFTWKRTWWCAVFSIGCLTEVLGWAGRTWSSECPYNMTAFLMQISTLIIAPTFFTAGIYVLLGRFIQILGRDSSILSPKMYLWIFCTCDVISLVIQAIGGGIASAETNKEDGDTAPGTHIMVAGIVFQLFSITIFVACAADFVRRVLRRRLLQNMSGSITPLFAAMVFSVLCIYVRSIYRTIELSQGWSGYLITREKYFIALDGAMMVAAVGVFNIFHPGWLMPSTKAMQYDREIMSEDGYGHTTELR, translated from the exons ATGTCGGCCGATCAAGAGTTTGAATACAAAAAGTGGCTCTCCACGAGCTGCCATCCTATTATAGATGGCATGGATACTGCGTACGGCTATCAGCCGTCGCTGGCTGCAGgcgtcgtcttcctcgttcTCTTTGGTCTCTCGATGATCGTTCACACAATCCAGTTTACCTGGAAAAGAACCTGGTGGTGTGCTGTCTTCAGTATTGGTTGTCTGA CGGAGGTCCTAGGCTGGGCCGGACGTACCTGGTCCTCAGAATGTCCCTACAACATGACAGCCTTCCTGATGCAAATCTCCACCCTAATCATTG CTCCCACATTCTTCACAGCAGGCATCTACGTCCTCCTCGGCCGTTTCATCCAAATCCTCGGCCGCGACTCCTCCATCCTCAGTCCGAAAATGTACCTCTGGATCTTCTGCACCTGCGACGTCATCTCGCTCGTCATCCAAGCCATCGGCGGCGGCATCGCCTCCGCGGAgacaaacaaggaagacgGCGACACAGCCCCCGGCACCCACATCATGGTCGCCGGTATCGTCTTCCAGCTGTTCTCAATCACCATCTTTGTCGCCTGCGCCGCCGATTTCGTCCGCCGCGTCCTCCGCCGTCGTCTTCTGCAGAACATGAGCGGATCCATCACCCCCCTGTTCGCCGCCATGGTCTTCTCCGTGCTCTGCATCTACGTCCGAAGCATCTACCGTACCATCGAGTTGTCACAGGGTTGGTCCGGATATCTGATTACCCGGGAGAAGTACTTCATTGCGCTTGATGGTGCAATGATGGTGGCTGCTGTTGGCGtgttcaatatcttccatcCCGGCTGGTTGATGCCGAGTACCAAGGCTATGCAGTATGACCGGGAGATTATGTCTGAGGATGGTTATGGCCATACTACTGAGCTTCGGTGA